A section of the Schistosoma haematobium chromosome ZW, whole genome shotgun sequence genome encodes:
- the SRP68_1 gene encoding signal recognition particle subunit srp68, variant 2 (EggNog:ENOG410VA69~COG:U) — protein METSENTTTTPSSIPVLSLVKSAQQQHGLRHGDYQRYHQYISRKLRRMRKSLHFQQGNRSKVVPKKLTPDIVTDPRFIILAIFEIERSWAYAMQLKAESSTEVRKRFQMCSRLRKAVARAELLCSMEDDLSLLDAQTKLELRAYKQWIRGILFFELQVVITQLYFCFIACLYFG, from the exons ATGGAAACTTCAGAAAACACTACTACAACACCGTCAAGTATACCCG TGCTATCACTTGTTAAGTCAGCTCAACAACAACATGGTTTACGTCATGGTGATTATCAACGCTATCATCAGTATATTTCTCGAAAACTCAGGAGAATGAGGAAATCACTACATTTTCAGCAA GGGAATCGATCAAAGGTTGTCCCTAAAAAGTTAACTCCAGACATTGTGACAGATCCACGTTTCATTATTTTAGCAATCTTTGAAATTGAACGATCATGGGCATATGCTATGCAATTGAAAGCTGAATCAAGTACTGAAGTTCGCAAGCGTTTCCAGATGTGTTCTCGACTTCGTAAAGCTGTTGCACGTGCCGAACTTTTATGTAGTATGGAGGATGATTTGTCCTTATTAGATGCACAAACTAAACTGGAATTGCGAGCATACAAACAGTGGATTCGTGGGATTCTATTCTTCGAACTACAGGTAGTTATCACCCAACTTTACTTTTGTTTTATTGCTTGCTTATATTTTGGTTAA
- the ARID2_1 gene encoding AT-rich interactive domain-containing protein 2 (EggNog:ENOG410VBV1~COG:K), with product MSKNKSRFYSLMSSLPLCMKPYEQFILELQKLSRHNRQNAVLQPPYLFGHLIDLQKLYNEVALRGGHKQVTFSHLWLEVYLALGLPPGCVDAGHGLRTIYQRYLELFERNQRMTSRSIFTSDEQDDAVTHFDGDAQDFDQFLKSSRQNIYGASVRSNTEEIPNHLRKSWNLSIDLKDDFEYISLEKSLLSGLPNEIELALNTILLMSSQPNDFSISKNPRLLDVLLYTVGIYGPNPYFIPEHVTTYQYSRYLNFWKSNIDKENGRVFLSPIAFYSKELPEVIYDEFCYPPAVQEMTYGDEEAFRVQLVATVLRNLAVDDGLSAVIIGRNPQALRFIFLCIYSKHSCLHQLGLEILSSLYFPVLGSLIPALHRLLTTLLVCPDRIDRIRGLQIVKNLCSTPLFDVTYDNIPPVGTKKVSLTRTGRNIAFLTSLPPVTFSSIASTLCLRDLHLVVLAIDTIHSLTCLGPTLCDRLLQQGSPPEEDPPTSLELHIPHQNSSLLSLLVALLNLEAQAMGSDSLIRVRVMQALGTESTNTKPSVSKPSFSTASPLSKTISTTIMQTTSSSSCIPPQNPTVTSSTNSTVQLPVYCAQPNLTISLNHPSCCTSYHLSVCDTLQTPTGKTSIPTAPSYFPHNLIGCSSPSTTFLAANSSVSGVQNTDSSRVNKRDLLVRNCLPVITTPRVNLSMREFGTVASSTQQGSGSSSTSKPGLSVIQSSHITSTMNSATVNTSISSTNDLMSKVCLPQKLSSTPALNTPTINSEIQKHVNPPSKPLATENGIPQLDRREFMFEWLKSNYAVHNHSSIPRIQIYNEYQKAHLQRFKNIVAISPVDFHSQIKTIFPGVGQVKVQVPGGSVEIHYNNLKHVNAPEPESQQGINDIMASVLSPTKIESMCHESRSPKTKCRKRPATGAFLHPASPKLASKIEDLQNQVLKSSQIDVCDLNGHLESSKLTNGQLVCPLNGLSRDTTDVLNMTTRLHNGSPLRKLNASLNTNEDGCVQKKCTTPVRATAVVSLPDSKIMIVPVFTTYGMGHNLTLNGTPTSEVPMMIKMQTSENHEINKANNTIPICSNIDHTTTISKTKVNVITSSLTPNSISSTSSDRSCKLAKQLDDSIISGNYTNRVSTDRGKCVQLFCIWDKCMQTFSESVELCRHFQNIHYKSIQNSDQIKCVWGNCSEVISGPSFDILMDHLRGKHNIQLPVSMESSPNGLSTNDNVISSAVNKNQPIYAPVNSETLSEKNPSHSSCQIEKPFVYDELQLSNILSEECRRALTGGIPNPPFAPTPVHEGPVTKHLRLTAALALRNLLQYSDVARRYVSSCENLLCDLAFANLESSPTIFECLTLLSSSFDENTPTTSTSTTQYCIDEKHIF from the exons ATGTCAAAAAACAAAAGTCGATTTTACTCCCTGATGAGTTCCCTACCATTATGCATGAAGCCATATGAGCAGTTTATTCTAGAACTTCAAAAGCTTTCAAGGCATAACAG ACAAAATGCTGTTTTACAACCGCCCTATCTTTTTGGACACTTAATTGATTTACAAAAGCTGTACAACGAAGTTGCCCTGCGGGGTGGTCACAAACAA GTTACTTTTTCCCACCTGTGGTTGGAAGTTTATCTAGCCTTAGGTCTGCCACCAGGTTGTGTCGATGCAGGCCATGGATTGCGCACTATTTATCAGAGGTATCTCGAGTTGTTCGAAAGAAACCAACGAATGACGTCAAGAAGCATTTTCACATCCGATGAACAGGATGATGCTGTTACTCACTTTGACGGTGATGCTCAG GATTTCGATCAGTTCCTAAAATcgtctagacaaaacatttatGGGGCTTCTGTTCGTTCTAATACTGAAGAAATACCCAATCACTTGCGAAAAAGTTGGAATTTGAGTATCGATTTAAAAGATGATTTCGAATAcatttcattagaaaaatcattaTTGTCAGGGCTTCCTAATGAAATTGAGCTTGCGTTAAACACAATCCTTCTTATGTCTTCTCAACCAAATGACTTCAGTATTAGTAAAAATCCTAGGCTTCTGGATGTTCTGTTATATACTGTTGGCATTTACGGACCAA ATCCATATTTTATTCCAGAACATGTCACGACGTACCAATACAGCAGATACCTCAAT TTTTGGAAATCAAATATTGACAAAGAGAATGGACGAGTATTTCTTTCTCCCATCGCCTTCTACTCAA AAGAGCTTCCTGAGGttatttatgatgaattttGTTATCCTCCTGCTGTTCAAGAGATGACATATGGTGATGAAGAAGCTTTTCGTGTACAACTAGTCGCTACAGTACTACGTAACTTGGCTGTAGATGATGGATTAAGTGCTGTCATTATCGGACGAAATCCCCAAGCATTGCGTTTCatttttttatgtatatattccAAACACTCGTGTCTACATCAACTTGGTTTAGAAATACTATCTTCATTGTATTTTCCAGTTCTTGGTTCACTTATACCTGCCCTCCATCGTTTGCTCACTACTTTGTTAGTTTGTCCTGATCGAATAGATCGCATCCGTG GTTTACAGATTGTGAAAAACTTATGCTCAACGCCGCTTTTCGATGTAACCTACGACAACATTCCACCTGTAGGTACTAAAAAGGTTTCTTTAACCAGGACTGGTCGTAACATAGCATTTCTGACTTCATTGCCACCTGTTACATTCTCTTCTATTGCAAGCACTTTATGTTTGCGAGATTTGCATTTAGTAGTTCTTGCAATAGATACTATTCACAGTTTAACCTGTCTCGGTCCTACTTTATGTGATCGTCTGCTTCAACAAGGATCACCACCCGAAGAAGATCCTCCCACTTCCTTAGAACTTCATATACCCCACCAGAATTCAAGCCTTCTTTCTCTACTTGTCGCTTTACTAAATTTGGAAGCTCAGGCCATGGGGTCGGACAGTCTCATTCGCGTGCGTGTTATGCAAGCATTGGGTACAGAATCTACCAATACTAAGCCTTCTGTTTCAAAACCTTCATTTTCTACCGCTTCCCCCCTTTCAAAAACAATATCTACCACCATCATGCAAACAACTTCAAGTTCTTCATGTATTCCTCCACAAAATCCCACAGTCACCTCATCCACAAATTCGACAGTTCAGCTGCCAGTTTACTGTGCTCAACCAAACCTAACTATATCG CTGAATCATCCTTCGTGTTGTACAAGTTATCATTTGAGTGTTTGTGACACATTGCAAACTCCTACTGGAAAGACTTCAATTCCTACAGCACCAAGTTATTTTCCTCACAATCTTATTGGCTGTAGTTCTCCTTCCACCACCTTTTTAGCCGCCAATTCATCGGTCAGTGGAGTCCAAAATACAGATTCTTCTCGTGTAAATAAACGTGATTTGCTAGTTAGAAATTGTCTTCCAGTCATTACTACTCCTAGAGTTAACCTTTCTATGCGTGAATTTGGTACTGTTGCATCTTCAACGCAACAAGGTTCAGGGTCTTCATCTACTAGCAAACCAGGTTTATCTGTGATACAGTCGTCACACATAACATCAACTATGAATTCTGCTACTGTAAATACTAGTATCTCATCTACAAATGATCTCATGAGTAAAGTGTGTTTACCTCAAAAGTTATCTAGTACACCGGCACTCAACACACCTACTATTAACTCAGAAATTCAAAAACATGTAAATCCACCATCAAAGCCCCTTGCTACTGAAAATGGTATACCTCAACTTGATAGACGTGAATTCATGTTTGAATGGCTTAAAAGTAATTATGCTGTACATAATCACTCTAGCATTCCGCGTATtcaaatatataatgaatatcaAAAAGCACATCTACAACGATTCAAAAATATTGTTGCAATTTCGCCTGTTGACTTCCATTCACaaattaa AACTATATTTCCTGGAGTAGGTCAGGTGAAAGTACAAGTACCGGGAGGAAGTGTAGAAATTCACTACAACAACTTAAAACATGTTAATGCTCCTGAACCTGAAAGTCAACAAG GCATAAATGATATTATGGCATCTGTTTTAAGTCCCACCAAAATTGAATCCATGTGTCATGAATCACGTTCTCCAAAAACCaaa TGCCGTAAAAGACCGGCAACTGGGGCCTTTCTTCATCCTGCATCTCCTAAACTGGCTTCAAAAATTGAGGATCTGCAAAACCAGGTACTTAAAAGTTCACAAATTGATGTTTGTGATTTGAATGGCCATCTTGAATCCTCAAAATTAACTAATGGACAGTTAGTTTGTCCTTTAAATGGTTTATCTCGTGATACTACAGACGTGCTCAACATGACCACAAG ACTTCATAATGGATCACCTCTCAGGAAGCTGAATGCTTCATTAAATACAAATGAAGATGGTTGTGTTCAAAAGAAATGTACAACGCCTGTGCGAGCAACAGCAGTGGTATCCTTACCCGACTCCAAGATTATGATCGTTCCTGTCTTTACTACTTATGGTATGGGCCATAATTTGACACTCAACGGAACTCCAACTAGCGAAGTTCCCATGATGATCAAAATGCAAACCTCTGAGAACCACGAAATTAATAAAGCTAACAACACTATTCCGATTTGTTCTAACATTGACCATACTACAACTATTTCTAAAACTAAAGTCAACGTCATCACGTCTTCCTTAACACCGAACAGCATATCATCTACTTCATCGGATCGTAGCTGCAAACTAGCAAAGCAATTAGATGACTCAATTATTTCAGGAAATTATACAAACAGGGTTTCCACTGATCGTGGTAAATGTGTACAATTATTCTGTATTTGGGATAAATGTATGCAAACATTTTCAGAGTCTGTTGAACTTTGCAGGCACtttcaaaatattcattacAAATCTATTCAAAATTCAGATCAA ATAAAATGTGTTTGGGGGAACTGTTCTGAAGTGATATCTGGTCCCAGTTTTGATATACTGATGGATCATTTACGTGGTAAACACAACATTCAATTACCTGTCAGTATGGAATCTTCACCGAACGGTTTATCAACTAATGATAATGTTATATCTTCTGCAGTTAATAAAAATCAACCGATTTATGCTCCAGTGAATTCCGAAACACTTTCAGAAAAAAATCCAAGTCATTCTTCATGTCAAATCGAAAAGCCGTTCGTGTatgatgaattacaattgtcgAATATTCTATCAGAAGAGTGTCGTAGAGCTCTGACTGGAGGAATTCCTAATCCACCTTTCGCACCTACACCAGTTCATGAAGGGCCTGTAACTAAGCACCTCCGACTTACTGCTGCTCTAGCTTTAAGAAATTTATTACAATATAGTGATGTTGCACGACG TTATGTAAGTTCTTGTGAGAATCTTTTATGTGATTTAGCCTTTGCTAATCTTGAATCTTCTCCGACAATTTTTGAGTGCCTCACACTATTATCCAGTTCGTTTGATGAAAATACaccaacaacatcaacatcgaCAACTCAGTATTGTATAGATGAGAAGCATATTTTCTGA
- the ARID2_1 gene encoding AT-rich interactive domain-containing protein 2, variant 3 (EggNog:ENOG410VBV1~COG:K) — MLILCVSTSTCLYLFLDSVVLILHSLLHSALCIFFTISEELPEVIYDEFCYPPAVQEMTYGDEEAFRVQLVATVLRNLAVDDGLSAVIIGRNPQALRFIFLCIYSKHSCLHQLGLEILSSLYFPVLGSLIPALHRLLTTLLVCPDRIDRIRGLQIVKNLCSTPLFDVTYDNIPPVGTKKVSLTRTGRNIAFLTSLPPVTFSSIASTLCLRDLHLVVLAIDTIHSLTCLGPTLCDRLLQQGSPPEEDPPTSLELHIPHQNSSLLSLLVALLNLEAQAMGSDSLIRVRVMQALGTESTNTKPSVSKPSFSTASPLSKTISTTIMQTTSSSSCIPPQNPTVTSSTNSTVQLPVYCAQPNLTISLNHPSCCTSYHLSVCDTLQTPTGKTSIPTAPSYFPHNLIGCSSPSTTFLAANSSVSGVQNTDSSRVNKRDLLVRNCLPVITTPRVNLSMREFGTVASSTQQGSGSSSTSKPGLSVIQSSHITSTMNSATVNTSISSTNDLMSKVCLPQKLSSTPALNTPTINSEIQKHVNPPSKPLATENGIPQLDRREFMFEWLKSNYAVHNHSSIPRIQIYNEYQKAHLQRFKNIVAISPVDFHSQIKTIFPGVGQVKVQVPGGSVEIHYNNLKHVNAPEPESQQGINDIMASVLSPTKIESMCHESRSPKTKCRKRPATGAFLHPASPKLASKIEDLQNQVLKSSQIDVCDLNGHLESSKLTNGQLVCPLNGLSRDTTDVLNMTTRFPILHIHVYIYPLDRSALS, encoded by the exons ATGTTAATTTTATGTGTAAGTACCAGTACTTGTCTTTACCTATTTCTTGATAGTGTCGTTTTAATTCTACATTCTTTACTGCACTCAGcactttgtattttttttactatttCAGAAGAGCTTCCTGAGGttatttatgatgaattttGTTATCCTCCTGCTGTTCAAGAGATGACATATGGTGATGAAGAAGCTTTTCGTGTACAACTAGTCGCTACAGTACTACGTAACTTGGCTGTAGATGATGGATTAAGTGCTGTCATTATCGGACGAAATCCCCAAGCATTGCGTTTCatttttttatgtatatattccAAACACTCGTGTCTACATCAACTTGGTTTAGAAATACTATCTTCATTGTATTTTCCAGTTCTTGGTTCACTTATACCTGCCCTCCATCGTTTGCTCACTACTTTGTTAGTTTGTCCTGATCGAATAGATCGCATCCGTG GTTTACAGATTGTGAAAAACTTATGCTCAACGCCGCTTTTCGATGTAACCTACGACAACATTCCACCTGTAGGTACTAAAAAGGTTTCTTTAACCAGGACTGGTCGTAACATAGCATTTCTGACTTCATTGCCACCTGTTACATTCTCTTCTATTGCAAGCACTTTATGTTTGCGAGATTTGCATTTAGTAGTTCTTGCAATAGATACTATTCACAGTTTAACCTGTCTCGGTCCTACTTTATGTGATCGTCTGCTTCAACAAGGATCACCACCCGAAGAAGATCCTCCCACTTCCTTAGAACTTCATATACCCCACCAGAATTCAAGCCTTCTTTCTCTACTTGTCGCTTTACTAAATTTGGAAGCTCAGGCCATGGGGTCGGACAGTCTCATTCGCGTGCGTGTTATGCAAGCATTGGGTACAGAATCTACCAATACTAAGCCTTCTGTTTCAAAACCTTCATTTTCTACCGCTTCCCCCCTTTCAAAAACAATATCTACCACCATCATGCAAACAACTTCAAGTTCTTCATGTATTCCTCCACAAAATCCCACAGTCACCTCATCCACAAATTCGACAGTTCAGCTGCCAGTTTACTGTGCTCAACCAAACCTAACTATATCG CTGAATCATCCTTCGTGTTGTACAAGTTATCATTTGAGTGTTTGTGACACATTGCAAACTCCTACTGGAAAGACTTCAATTCCTACAGCACCAAGTTATTTTCCTCACAATCTTATTGGCTGTAGTTCTCCTTCCACCACCTTTTTAGCCGCCAATTCATCGGTCAGTGGAGTCCAAAATACAGATTCTTCTCGTGTAAATAAACGTGATTTGCTAGTTAGAAATTGTCTTCCAGTCATTACTACTCCTAGAGTTAACCTTTCTATGCGTGAATTTGGTACTGTTGCATCTTCAACGCAACAAGGTTCAGGGTCTTCATCTACTAGCAAACCAGGTTTATCTGTGATACAGTCGTCACACATAACATCAACTATGAATTCTGCTACTGTAAATACTAGTATCTCATCTACAAATGATCTCATGAGTAAAGTGTGTTTACCTCAAAAGTTATCTAGTACACCGGCACTCAACACACCTACTATTAACTCAGAAATTCAAAAACATGTAAATCCACCATCAAAGCCCCTTGCTACTGAAAATGGTATACCTCAACTTGATAGACGTGAATTCATGTTTGAATGGCTTAAAAGTAATTATGCTGTACATAATCACTCTAGCATTCCGCGTATtcaaatatataatgaatatcaAAAAGCACATCTACAACGATTCAAAAATATTGTTGCAATTTCGCCTGTTGACTTCCATTCACaaattaa AACTATATTTCCTGGAGTAGGTCAGGTGAAAGTACAAGTACCGGGAGGAAGTGTAGAAATTCACTACAACAACTTAAAACATGTTAATGCTCCTGAACCTGAAAGTCAACAAG GCATAAATGATATTATGGCATCTGTTTTAAGTCCCACCAAAATTGAATCCATGTGTCATGAATCACGTTCTCCAAAAACCaaa TGCCGTAAAAGACCGGCAACTGGGGCCTTTCTTCATCCTGCATCTCCTAAACTGGCTTCAAAAATTGAGGATCTGCAAAACCAGGTACTTAAAAGTTCACAAATTGATGTTTGTGATTTGAATGGCCATCTTGAATCCTCAAAATTAACTAATGGACAGTTAGTTTGTCCTTTAAATGGTTTATCTCGTGATACTACAGACGTGCTCAACATGACCACAAG ATTTCCAATTCTACATatccatgtatatatatatcctctTGACCGGTCCGCTTTGTCCTAG
- the ARID2_1 gene encoding AT-rich interactive domain-containing protein 2, variant 2 (EggNog:ENOG410VBV1~COG:K): MSKNKSRFYSLMSSLPLCMKPYEQFILELQKLSRHNRQNAVLQPPYLFGHLIDLQKLYNEVALRGGHKQVTFSHLWLEVYLALGLPPGCVDAGHGLRTIYQRYLELFERNQRMTSRSIFTSDEQDDAVTHFDGDAQDFDQFLKSSRQNIYGASVRSNTEEIPNHLRKSWNLSIDLKDDFEYISLEKSLLSGLPNEIELALNTILLMSSQPNDFSISKNPRLLDVLLYTVGIYGPKHVTTYQYSRYLNFWKSNIDKENGRVFLSPIAFYSKELPEVIYDEFCYPPAVQEMTYGDEEAFRVQLVATVLRNLAVDDGLSAVIIGRNPQALRFIFLCIYSKHSCLHQLGLEILSSLYFPVLGSLIPALHRLLTTLLVCPDRIDRIRGLQIVKNLCSTPLFDVTYDNIPPVGTKKVSLTRTGRNIAFLTSLPPVTFSSIASTLCLRDLHLVVLAIDTIHSLTCLGPTLCDRLLQQGSPPEEDPPTSLELHIPHQNSSLLSLLVALLNLEAQAMGSDSLIRVRVMQALGTESTNTKPSVSKPSFSTASPLSKTISTTIMQTTSSSSCIPPQNPTVTSSTNSTVQLPVYCAQPNLTISLNHPSCCTSYHLSVCDTLQTPTGKTSIPTAPSYFPHNLIGCSSPSTTFLAANSSVSGVQNTDSSRVNKRDLLVRNCLPVITTPRVNLSMREFGTVASSTQQGSGSSSTSKPGLSVIQSSHITSTMNSATVNTSISSTNDLMSKVCLPQKLSSTPALNTPTINSEIQKHVNPPSKPLATENGIPQLDRREFMFEWLKSNYAVHNHSSIPRIQIYNEYQKAHLQRFKNIVAISPVDFHSQIKTIFPGVGQVKVQVPGGSVEIHYNNLKHVNAPEPESQQGINDIMASVLSPTKIESMCHESRSPKTKCRKRPATGAFLHPASPKLASKIEDLQNQVLKSSQIDVCDLNGHLESSKLTNGQLVCPLNGLSRDTTDVLNMTTRLHNGSPLRKLNASLNTNEDGCVQKKCTTPVRATAVVSLPDSKIMIVPVFTTYGMGHNLTLNGTPTSEVPMMIKMQTSENHEINKANNTIPICSNIDHTTTISKTKVNVITSSLTPNSISSTSSDRSCKLAKQLDDSIISGNYTNRVSTDRGKCVQLFCIWDKCMQTFSESVELCRHFQNIHYKSIQNSDQIKCVWGNCSEVISGPSFDILMDHLRGKHNIQLPVSMESSPNGLSTNDNVISSAVNKNQPIYAPVNSETLSEKNPSHSSCQIEKPFVYDELQLSNILSEECRRALTGGIPNPPFAPTPVHEGPVTKHLRLTAALALRNLLQYSDVARRYVSSCENLLCDLAFANLESSPTIFECLTLLSSSFDENTPTTSTSTTQYCIDEKHIF; this comes from the exons ATGTCAAAAAACAAAAGTCGATTTTACTCCCTGATGAGTTCCCTACCATTATGCATGAAGCCATATGAGCAGTTTATTCTAGAACTTCAAAAGCTTTCAAGGCATAACAG ACAAAATGCTGTTTTACAACCGCCCTATCTTTTTGGACACTTAATTGATTTACAAAAGCTGTACAACGAAGTTGCCCTGCGGGGTGGTCACAAACAA GTTACTTTTTCCCACCTGTGGTTGGAAGTTTATCTAGCCTTAGGTCTGCCACCAGGTTGTGTCGATGCAGGCCATGGATTGCGCACTATTTATCAGAGGTATCTCGAGTTGTTCGAAAGAAACCAACGAATGACGTCAAGAAGCATTTTCACATCCGATGAACAGGATGATGCTGTTACTCACTTTGACGGTGATGCTCAG GATTTCGATCAGTTCCTAAAATcgtctagacaaaacatttatGGGGCTTCTGTTCGTTCTAATACTGAAGAAATACCCAATCACTTGCGAAAAAGTTGGAATTTGAGTATCGATTTAAAAGATGATTTCGAATAcatttcattagaaaaatcattaTTGTCAGGGCTTCCTAATGAAATTGAGCTTGCGTTAAACACAATCCTTCTTATGTCTTCTCAACCAAATGACTTCAGTATTAGTAAAAATCCTAGGCTTCTGGATGTTCTGTTATATACTGTTGGCATTTACGGACCAA AACATGTCACGACGTACCAATACAGCAGATACCTCAAT TTTTGGAAATCAAATATTGACAAAGAGAATGGACGAGTATTTCTTTCTCCCATCGCCTTCTACTCAA AAGAGCTTCCTGAGGttatttatgatgaattttGTTATCCTCCTGCTGTTCAAGAGATGACATATGGTGATGAAGAAGCTTTTCGTGTACAACTAGTCGCTACAGTACTACGTAACTTGGCTGTAGATGATGGATTAAGTGCTGTCATTATCGGACGAAATCCCCAAGCATTGCGTTTCatttttttatgtatatattccAAACACTCGTGTCTACATCAACTTGGTTTAGAAATACTATCTTCATTGTATTTTCCAGTTCTTGGTTCACTTATACCTGCCCTCCATCGTTTGCTCACTACTTTGTTAGTTTGTCCTGATCGAATAGATCGCATCCGTG GTTTACAGATTGTGAAAAACTTATGCTCAACGCCGCTTTTCGATGTAACCTACGACAACATTCCACCTGTAGGTACTAAAAAGGTTTCTTTAACCAGGACTGGTCGTAACATAGCATTTCTGACTTCATTGCCACCTGTTACATTCTCTTCTATTGCAAGCACTTTATGTTTGCGAGATTTGCATTTAGTAGTTCTTGCAATAGATACTATTCACAGTTTAACCTGTCTCGGTCCTACTTTATGTGATCGTCTGCTTCAACAAGGATCACCACCCGAAGAAGATCCTCCCACTTCCTTAGAACTTCATATACCCCACCAGAATTCAAGCCTTCTTTCTCTACTTGTCGCTTTACTAAATTTGGAAGCTCAGGCCATGGGGTCGGACAGTCTCATTCGCGTGCGTGTTATGCAAGCATTGGGTACAGAATCTACCAATACTAAGCCTTCTGTTTCAAAACCTTCATTTTCTACCGCTTCCCCCCTTTCAAAAACAATATCTACCACCATCATGCAAACAACTTCAAGTTCTTCATGTATTCCTCCACAAAATCCCACAGTCACCTCATCCACAAATTCGACAGTTCAGCTGCCAGTTTACTGTGCTCAACCAAACCTAACTATATCG CTGAATCATCCTTCGTGTTGTACAAGTTATCATTTGAGTGTTTGTGACACATTGCAAACTCCTACTGGAAAGACTTCAATTCCTACAGCACCAAGTTATTTTCCTCACAATCTTATTGGCTGTAGTTCTCCTTCCACCACCTTTTTAGCCGCCAATTCATCGGTCAGTGGAGTCCAAAATACAGATTCTTCTCGTGTAAATAAACGTGATTTGCTAGTTAGAAATTGTCTTCCAGTCATTACTACTCCTAGAGTTAACCTTTCTATGCGTGAATTTGGTACTGTTGCATCTTCAACGCAACAAGGTTCAGGGTCTTCATCTACTAGCAAACCAGGTTTATCTGTGATACAGTCGTCACACATAACATCAACTATGAATTCTGCTACTGTAAATACTAGTATCTCATCTACAAATGATCTCATGAGTAAAGTGTGTTTACCTCAAAAGTTATCTAGTACACCGGCACTCAACACACCTACTATTAACTCAGAAATTCAAAAACATGTAAATCCACCATCAAAGCCCCTTGCTACTGAAAATGGTATACCTCAACTTGATAGACGTGAATTCATGTTTGAATGGCTTAAAAGTAATTATGCTGTACATAATCACTCTAGCATTCCGCGTATtcaaatatataatgaatatcaAAAAGCACATCTACAACGATTCAAAAATATTGTTGCAATTTCGCCTGTTGACTTCCATTCACaaattaa AACTATATTTCCTGGAGTAGGTCAGGTGAAAGTACAAGTACCGGGAGGAAGTGTAGAAATTCACTACAACAACTTAAAACATGTTAATGCTCCTGAACCTGAAAGTCAACAAG GCATAAATGATATTATGGCATCTGTTTTAAGTCCCACCAAAATTGAATCCATGTGTCATGAATCACGTTCTCCAAAAACCaaa TGCCGTAAAAGACCGGCAACTGGGGCCTTTCTTCATCCTGCATCTCCTAAACTGGCTTCAAAAATTGAGGATCTGCAAAACCAGGTACTTAAAAGTTCACAAATTGATGTTTGTGATTTGAATGGCCATCTTGAATCCTCAAAATTAACTAATGGACAGTTAGTTTGTCCTTTAAATGGTTTATCTCGTGATACTACAGACGTGCTCAACATGACCACAAG ACTTCATAATGGATCACCTCTCAGGAAGCTGAATGCTTCATTAAATACAAATGAAGATGGTTGTGTTCAAAAGAAATGTACAACGCCTGTGCGAGCAACAGCAGTGGTATCCTTACCCGACTCCAAGATTATGATCGTTCCTGTCTTTACTACTTATGGTATGGGCCATAATTTGACACTCAACGGAACTCCAACTAGCGAAGTTCCCATGATGATCAAAATGCAAACCTCTGAGAACCACGAAATTAATAAAGCTAACAACACTATTCCGATTTGTTCTAACATTGACCATACTACAACTATTTCTAAAACTAAAGTCAACGTCATCACGTCTTCCTTAACACCGAACAGCATATCATCTACTTCATCGGATCGTAGCTGCAAACTAGCAAAGCAATTAGATGACTCAATTATTTCAGGAAATTATACAAACAGGGTTTCCACTGATCGTGGTAAATGTGTACAATTATTCTGTATTTGGGATAAATGTATGCAAACATTTTCAGAGTCTGTTGAACTTTGCAGGCACtttcaaaatattcattacAAATCTATTCAAAATTCAGATCAA ATAAAATGTGTTTGGGGGAACTGTTCTGAAGTGATATCTGGTCCCAGTTTTGATATACTGATGGATCATTTACGTGGTAAACACAACATTCAATTACCTGTCAGTATGGAATCTTCACCGAACGGTTTATCAACTAATGATAATGTTATATCTTCTGCAGTTAATAAAAATCAACCGATTTATGCTCCAGTGAATTCCGAAACACTTTCAGAAAAAAATCCAAGTCATTCTTCATGTCAAATCGAAAAGCCGTTCGTGTatgatgaattacaattgtcgAATATTCTATCAGAAGAGTGTCGTAGAGCTCTGACTGGAGGAATTCCTAATCCACCTTTCGCACCTACACCAGTTCATGAAGGGCCTGTAACTAAGCACCTCCGACTTACTGCTGCTCTAGCTTTAAGAAATTTATTACAATATAGTGATGTTGCACGACG TTATGTAAGTTCTTGTGAGAATCTTTTATGTGATTTAGCCTTTGCTAATCTTGAATCTTCTCCGACAATTTTTGAGTGCCTCACACTATTATCCAGTTCGTTTGATGAAAATACaccaacaacatcaacatcgaCAACTCAGTATTGTATAGATGAGAAGCATATTTTCTGA